From Antedon mediterranea chromosome 9, ecAntMedi1.1, whole genome shotgun sequence, a single genomic window includes:
- the LOC140058622 gene encoding uncharacterized protein: MSIGTNMELHRLIAERSVSEHSAEMSLSSLSLNITSDESMKSSDSPVDVAVEFPSFPKNIGNKLPLNIPIEKRKKMNVLDIVFEFPDSITWSSPTKTVVVEKSENGKLGIAFYQKQGSCRYYFTIHSIKRDSPVYGKLKCGDWILSVNGNPMDSEKNVSKLSSIVKNTRNVKFIVQSPKKYDASKLYLGGTNPLNPQRQKKVVNKESWLDTNMPNLPFLKLFVFGKESSSITLSLIGATSMSEVKPTNPVAALAYADLNQDHDWLRVKHSVNYFAEVLDSRQNFAFRGQSFGGTFHQNVRLEVVALKEGHLTESCSQILLCKHAIYAIQFSVEQFLADSESVLETIQKHLCKIKCYVSTKVRVYLIGTQNSNISCNVHDIGRTLHNRFCVSYGNMLQYDALTNAPCFIVKLTRYNQRKLISESFDSFSDNNMLLEMYDDHFGEDFHLYDMQVVKNHISKVALRQGFVDASYPYRYLQLHKRVHDLRDQGLKFQLQNNFILNCMDVNSCLTYLHDSGDILNTGNLVFSSSTPNGLIMLDRQHLLRNACTISNAPLESLCHPNYYDGWQNLKTSACAEKKFLSQLVDGVHKVELLESMNVIHCLKRNDVCGANNNHSDDVYLVPIYLKQHFELDPFLKRQFHHQLCVDFNGIIPDGLFLRSAILMIQKLQQSDWQFLSHNALQVSMRGCCEFIIESDSRKGVINIHATWFGTYSPLNLLNLVTEVFTAISPQRTLIGPPCPLSCDECHKRDGDNRQTHVIDLSKYSMYNGLYCGSEHIDNDEHVAPWIQKKPANVICQIPDSTMKCLSLKTRLMDLPTKVTNIIEDNMNYDDPLNRNWKGLASILGYTCRKAKMLENYPNKTGKLLQDFAKQGGVTLGKMFNLLKHEELRRFDIIEDIESCFEIVD; the protein is encoded by the exons ATGTCTATTGGCACCAACATGGAGCTTCATCGACTCATTGCTGAAAGATCTGTGTCAGAACACAGCGCTGAAATGTCATTAAGTTCACTCTCGTTAAATATTACATCGGATGAGTCTATGAAATCCAGTGATTCACCTGTTGATGTTGCCGTTGAGTTTCCATCATTTCCAAAAAATATTGGAAACAAGTTGCCTTTAAACATACCAATTGAGAAgagaaagaaaatgaatgttttagaCATTGTCTTCGAGTTTCCAGATTCCATTACCTGGTCGTCACCAACAAAAACTGTTGTCGTGGAAAAATCTGAAAATGGCAAACTTGGTATTGCTTTCTATCAAAAACAG GGAAGTTGCCGTTATTATTTCACAATACATAGCATAAAGAGAGATTCGCCAGTTTATGGCAAGTTGAAGTGTGGAGACTGGATACTCTCTGTTAATGGTAACCCAATGGATTCTGAGAAAAAT gtaaGCAAACTAAGCAGTATTGtgaaaaataccagaaatgtaaaatttattGTGCAAAGTCCTAAAAAATATGATGCATCAAAACTATACCTAGGCGGTACAAATCCTCTTAATCCTCAAAGGCAGAAAAAAGTGGTAAATAAAGAGTCCTGGCTGGACACCAACATGCCAAATCTTCCTTTCTTGAAACTGTTTGTATTTGGAAAAGAAAGTTCATCCATTACACTATCTCTGATTGGTGCAACAAGCATGTCGGAGGTAAAACCAACTAATCCTGTAGCAGCTTTGGCATATGCAGATCTGAATCAAGATCATGATTGGTTACGAGTCAAGCATAGTGTTAACTATTTTGCGGAAGTGTTGGATTCAAGACAAAACTTTGCATTCAGAGGACAATCATTTGGTGGTACATTCCACCAAAATGTTCGTCTAGAAGTCGTTGCGCTTAAGGAAGGGCACTTAACGGAATCATGTTCCCAAATACTGCTATGTAAACACGCTATTTATGCGATTCAGTTCAGTGTTGAACAGTTTCTTGCGGATTCTGAATCTGTCCTGGAAACAATCCAAAaacatttatgtaaaattaaatgctATGTATCAACAAAGGTCAGAGTTTATCTGATCGGAACGCAGAATTCTAATATTTCATGCAACGTTCACGATATTGGCAGAACGTTACACAACCGATTTTGTGTGTCTTATGGCAATATGTTGCAGTACGATGCGTTGACAAATGCGCCATGTTTCATCGTGAAGCTCACAAGATATAATCAACGAAAACTGATAAGTGAAAGTTTTGATTCATTCTCTGATAACAATATGTTGTTGGAAATGTATGACGATCATTTTGGCGAAGACTTTCATCTTTATGACATGCAAGTTGTTAAGAATCATATTTCAAAGGTGGCTCTCAGACAAGGCTTCGTTGATGCTTCGTATCCTTACAGATACCTACAACTTCATAAGCGTGTTCATGATTTGCGAGATCAAGGATTAAAGTTTCAACTGCAGaacaactttattttaaattgcatGGATGTGAATAGTTGCTTGACGTATCTACATGATTCAGGAGATATCCTTAATACAG GTAATCTTGTGTTTTCGTCTTCTACTCCAAATGGGTTGATCATGCTTGATCGCCAGCACCTTCTGAGAAACGCTTGCACCATTTCTAACGCTCCCCTAGAGTCACTGTGTCATCCGAATTATTACGACGGCTGGCAGAACCTTAAAACGTCCGCTTGTGCTGAAAAGAAATTTCTATCGCAGCTGGTTGACGGCGTACACAAAGTAGAATTATTAGAATCAATGAATGTAATACATTGCTTGAAAAGAAACGATGTTTGTGGTGCTAATAACAATCATTCTGATGACGTTTATTTGGTTCCAATTTATCTCAAACAACATTTCGAGTTGGATCCCTTTCTTAAAAGACAATTCCATCATCAGCTTTGCGTCGACTTCAATGGAATCATTCCAGATGGGTTGTTCTTAAGAAGTGCTATTTTAATGATTCAGAAGTTACAACAATCTGATTGGCAATTTCTAAGTCACAATGCACTTCAAGTTAGTATGCGAGGGTGTTGTGAGTTTATAATTGAGTCAGACTCTAGGAAAGGAGTTATCAACATCCATGCCac atGGTTTGGAACGTACAGCCCTCTGAATCTCCTAAATCTTGTGACGGAAGTGTTCACTGCCATCTCACCACAACGGACATTGATCGGGCCTCCGTGCCCGTTGTCATGTGACGAGTGTCACAAAAGGGATGGTGACAACAGGCAAACACATGTCATTGACCTCAGTAAGTACTCAATGTACAATGGTCTGTACTGTGGCTCAGAACATATTGACAACGATGAACATGTTGCACCATGGATTCAAAAGAAACCAGCAAACGTG ATTTGCCAGATTCCTGATAGCACAATGAAATGCCTTAGCTTAAAGACGCGTCTGATGGACCTACCCACAAAGGTTACTAACATCATAGAAGATAACATGAACTATGATGATCCATTGAATCGGAATTGGAAAGGCCTCGCAA GTATACTTGGTTACACTTGCCGAAAAGCAAAAATGCTGGAAAATTATCCCAACAAAACGGGTAAATTGTTACAAGACTTCGCCAAACAAGGCGGCGTAACCCTTGGAAAAATGTTTAACCTACTAAAACATGAGGAGCTTCGTAGGTTTGACATTATTGAGGATATTGAATCATGTTTTGAAATTGTagattaa
- the LOC140058632 gene encoding filamin-A-like codes for MSEDPGPDTEWTQLQQNVVIRWCNKQLEGSGKRVKSIGKDFSNGVILITLVEKVTNRKIPRYNKMALFKSKKIENVQVALELVRSEGLKLIGFDAGEIVNGNVSQIGGVIWSLILKYAFLKLEDITEQESTRNQQLLNWVKDKIEKPTINNLTTDWNDGCAVHALVDAHAPGLCPKLKDDNENSEVVEHLRKIMQLADDWLGVTQVLTPEELTDSKIDELSMMTYLSGFLGAKLKEGAPIETK; via the exons ATGTCAGAAGATCCAGGACCCGATACAGAATGGACACAATTGcaacaaaatgttgttattcGCTGGTGTAACAAACAATTAGAAGGCAGTGGTAAACGTGTCAAAAGTATAGGTAAAGATTTCAGCAATGGTGTCATCCTAATTACATTAGTGGAAAAGGTAACAAACAGGAAAATACCACGCTACAATAAAATGGCGTTATTCAAGTCAAAAAAGATTGAGAATGTACAGGTAGCTCTGGAGTTAGTAAGAAGTGAAGGACTTAAGCTTATTGGCTTTG ATGCAGGGGAAATTGTAAATGGAAATGTGAGCCAGATTGGGGGAGTGATATGGTCACTTATACTTAAGTATGCATTCTTAAAACTGGAAGATATAACTGAACAAGAGAGCACCAGAAATCAGCAATTACTCAACTGGGTAAAAGACAAGATAGAAAAACCAACGATCAACAACTTGACGACAGATTGGAATGATGGCTGTGCTGTTCATGCGTTGGTCGACGCCCACGCACCAG gTTTGTGTCCtaaactcaaagatgacaatgAGAACAGCGAGGTAGTTGAACATTTACGAAAGATTATGCAGCTTGCAGATGATTGGTTAGGTGTTACACAG GTTTTAACACCTGAAGAGCTTACAGATTCAAAGATTGACGAACTGAGTATGATGACTTACCTTAGTGGATTTTTAGGAGCAAAGTTGAAAGAAGGTGCTCCTATTGAAACTAAATAG
- the LOC140058623 gene encoding uncharacterized protein — MLTAIRSASLSTLCVNCQRTNDCSVENKINMPLTSAKLRSLSHKVLTPAECQQLKTAIQSFRENHSIVSFCSSLKVILNTKEKMQILVVLHSMVPEHLLLDFNSLCSVHFQHYERLLQSEHQKMKPSDKGDKKPARHSSVLEPSKGITEGVRERNDRRRRTRSMEGNLDRIHLEASTSRVPGKKDKQGDERTGKAERKRSKTTHVELLRVTSTSDEIPVQRSSRSGQNLAVRKVKLENRHGENLGFCIRGGKDLNAGIYISSVDSGGQAEKKGLKVGERILKVNGTSLKNVTHAEAVVAIKSAFKLTLYLAQCGQMPGTPNDTPRSRESSSYRKDDSLVDRMRVVLLVADDDGFLGCSIRGGIDYGLPVTVASIDPLSPAHKAGLKRGELVLKVNGEDISGMNHLDVVDLMTTSNVVKMLVMPNMNRVKRSLSSQTSTELRRSPRLQQDSNQGRSSTLDARNSSRILPTTPIRVRRRPGNISAFEQELRATPPRSTSTPIPNGQYRNQNVPINESLFSNDRSLKSHDQCPIPKLNLEEPSNTSGGSSVENIAPELKGKEFENGTIRLNLNSKEKLSLKNTKIVDINVAHQKDKRRRESIKHVFYSREQLSHREENNGDVSMEFDVTRNRSPKPSNYDLQNQNFLGSPHIISNSNNSLQDSGKVSPLLLPLQNIGVSSGEKTPPTTTQSSKIKKKNRISLAAQIFSKKRARGSISSSTSAYSSSESLDTEGRTLPSFDVVSNMQDWFMY, encoded by the exons ATGCTTACAGCGATAAGAAGTGCGTCCTTATCAACGTTATGTGTGAATTGTCAGCGAACAAACG ACTGTAGTGTTGAGAATAAAATCAACATGCCGCTTACAAGCGCCAAGCTTCGATCGTTGTCGCACAAGGTGCTCACGCCAGCAGAGTGTCAGCAGCTTAAGACGGCCATACAGTCATTCAGAGAGAACCACTCCATAGTTTCCTTCTGTAGCTCCTTAAAAGTCATCCTTAACACCAAAGAGAAGATGCAGATTTTGGTGGTGCTTCACTCTATGGTTCCAGAACATCTTCTTCTAGATTTCAATAGTTTATGCTCCGTCCATTTTCAGCATTATGAGAGACTTCTACAGAGTGAACATCAAAAGATGAAACCATCAGATAAAGGAGATAAGAAACCAGCCAGACATAGCTCTGTACTAGAACCTTCTAAAGGAATAACGGAAGGAGTTAGGGAAAGAAACGACAGAAGAAGAAGAACCAGATCAATGGAGGGGAACCTTGATAGAATCCATCTGGAGGCATCAACATCAAGAGTTCCTGGTAAGAAAGACAAACAAGGAGACGAGAGAACTGGAAAAGCAGAGAGAAAACGAAGCAAAACTACTCATGTCGAGTTATTAAGAGTAACGTCAACTTCGGATGAGATACCGGTTCAAAGGTCAAGTAGGTCAGGTCAGAATCTCGCTGTCCGAAAGGTTAAACTTGAAAACAGACATGGAGAAAACTTAGGGTTTTGTATTCGTGGTGGAAAAGATCTTAATGCTGGTATATATATTTCATCTGTTGATTCAGGTGGCCAAGCCGAAAAGAAg GGTTTAAAAGTTGGAGAACGGATTTTAAAAGTGAACGGCACATCTCTTAAAAACGTGACTCATGCGGAGGCCGTGGTGGCGATAAAATCTGCTTTTAAGTTGACACTATACCTAGCACAATGTGGACAGATGCCTGGTACGCCAAATGATACTCCTAG aagtCGGGAAAGTTCATCATACCGAAAGGATGACTCACTCGTGGACAGAATGAGGGTTGTATTACTGGTTGCAGATGATGATGGCTTTCTTGGTTGCAGTATACGAGG TGGTATTGACTACGGCTTGCCAGTGACCGTTGCAAGTATAGATCCGCTATCACCTGCCCACAAGGCCGGACTAAAGCGAGGAGAACTCGTACTAAAG GTAAATGGGGAAGACATATCTGGAATGAACCATTTAGATGTCGTTGACCTCATGACAACCTCAAATGTTGTGAAGATGCTTGTGATGCCTAACATGAATCGCGTTAAACGGAGTTTGTCAAGCCAGACGTCAACGGAACTACGACGAAGTCCAAGACTACAACAAG ACTCGAATCAAGGCAGAAGTTCTACATTGGATGCTCGGAACTCGTCTCGTATTTTACCTACAACACCAATCAGAGTCCGCAGAAGGCCTGGCAATATTTCAGCCTTTGAACAG gaACTGCGAGCTACTCCACCTAGAAGTACGTCCACCCCCATACCCAATGGACAATACAGAAACCAAAATGTGCCCATAAATGAATCGTTGTTCTCAAATGACCGGTCACTCAAATCACATGACCAATGTCCAATTCCAAAACTAAACTTAGAAGAACCTTCGAATACATCTGGAGGAAGCTCAGTAGAAAATATTGCACCTGAACTGAAAGGTAAAGAATTTGAAAATGGAACGATACGATTAAATCTGAACAGTAAAGAGAAGTTGAGTTTAAAAAACACAAAGATTGTTGATATTAACGTCGCTCACCAAAAAGATAAAAGAAGACGAGAATCTATAAAGCATGTTTTTTATTCTCGTGAGCAACTTTCTCATAGAGAAGAAAATAATGGTGATGTCAGTATGGAATTTGATGTTACTAGAAATAGGAGTCCAAAACCATCCAACTATGACCTACAAAACCAAAACTTCCTAGGATCTCCTCACATTATTTCAAACTCTAATAATTCGCTGCAAGACTCTGGGAAAGTGTCCCCATTACTACTACCATTACAGAACATAGGGGTGTCATCTGGTGAGAAAACGCCCCCTACCACCACGCAGTCATCAAAGATTAAAAAGAAGAACAGAATTTCTCTCGCAGCGCAGATATTCAGTAAGAAGCGTGCAAGAGGGAGCATCAGTAGCAGTACGTCCGCGTACAGTAGTTCAGAAAGTCTTGACACGGAAGGGCGCACTTTACCGTCTTTTGACGTTGTTAGCAATATGCAGGattggtttatgtattaa
- the LOC140058360 gene encoding uncharacterized protein, which translates to MELFVVMLTIASLGSLSVAQYAGGYDDPKLVPVNGCLSGKRFYSPGQRINDLISCEDQCRCDLISENEYEIICRSRRVCPFVDSRCVQPIVDECGCSHCDIRFDSYVNFNTDKFYQFVYYQNQLETEGGIFLNFRVNTKRDAYIALSPEPQDSTTMYVVGVGIYGNRLSVIRRCIINSRKSTEMWLSFANGQLAVGLAGEPSFISYTDSEPIDVKYLGMATGWASSGFWQIAELDSKTIGSNFLLSEFTSYVSLTTTTDDYVYIDNKLVSERLEFYIQASSDVIILLSPTKDNSEVYKIVISNSVSSLSHCHSKDDCEVKETAYTQNIISSTSRRGFWLVFHRSGLVEVGEENKMPFLEWQDPYALAVTYFGYATTAGGYASIELSIVELPQTQHLIGEFKAPFDVKTTTNDFVYLDYSFGSDRRLEFYVTASSDVYISLSPFQNDTEFYQIILATGPSGISTLSHCFDKYECHVKATTITKDVLPGTRKGFWIVFDPAGQVDVGRDGLSPFLSWEDPYPLEVNYLGYATITNGNADITFNLKEAKSSNYDIKEFQNPLPFTSTSDDYTYLGYQLKDRTVEFFIKAGNDVSIALGPNRNDIEFYRITFAYGSYANCTLSHCFDKNDCHVKAWAITDDIISSTESRGFWIKFNPSGKVDVGRDGYTAFMSWEDPYPLDTNYIGYASVDGGNLAIIFDKRDFVTVYTK; encoded by the exons ATGGAGTTGTTTGTTGTAATGCTAACTATAGCAAGCCTTGGCAGCCTGTCTGTTGCTCAATATGCGGGAGGCTATGACGATCCTAAACTCGTGCCAGTAAACGGTTGTTTAAGCGGCAAAAGGTTCTACTCTCCTGGTCAGAGAATAAACGACCTAATCTCTTGCGAAGATCAGTGTAGATGTGACTTAATTTCGGAGAATGAATACGAGATTATTTGTCGATCTAGACGAGTGTGTCCTTTTGTAGATTCTCGATGTGTACAGCCGATAGTTGACGAGTGTGGCTGCTCACACTGTGACATTA gaTTTGATAGTTACGTTAACTTTAACACTGATAAATTTTACCAGTTCGTTTACTATCAAAATCAACTCGAAACGGAAGGCGGCATCTTCTTAAACTTTCGCGTGAACACCAAACGAGATGCGTACATCGCGCTGTCACCAGAGCCCCAGGATTCCACCACGATGTATGTGGTAGGGGTTGGTATTTACGGAAATCGCCTGTCAGTGATTCGACGCT GTATTATAAACAGTAGGAAATCGACAGAAATGTGGCTTTCATTCGCGAATGGCCAGCTTGCAGTAGGCCTAGCAGGAGAGCCTAGCTTTATCAGCTACACAGACTCTGAACCAATTGACGTCAAATATCTTGGTATGGCAACCGGATGGGCCAGTTCCGGATTTTGGCAAATTGCTGAACTTG ATTCCAAAACAATCGGCTCCAACTTCCTTTTGTCTG AGTTCACGTCATACGTTTCTCTAACGACTACAACAGATGACTACGTGTATATAGACAACAAGCTAGTATCCGAAAGACTTGAATTTTACATCCAAGCGTCCAGTGACGTCATTATACTTTTGTCCCCAACGAAAGACAACAGTGAAGTGTACAAGATTGTCATCTCGAACAGCGTGTCGTCATTAAGTCACTGCCACAGCAAGGACGATTGTGAGGTTAAGGAAACTGCTTACACACAGAACATCATATCGTCGACGTCACGACGCGGATTTTGGCTGGTTTTCCATCGATCTGGATTGGTGGAGGTTGGCGAGGAAAACAAGATGCCGTTTTTGGAATGGCAAGACCCTTACGCATTAGCTGTTACTTACTTTGGCTATGCAACGACTGCAGGAGGCTACGCTTCCATCGAATTATCAATTGTAGAATTACCTCAGACTCAACATTTGATAGGTG AGTTTAAAGCTCCTTTCGATgtgaaaacaacaacaaacgaCTTTGTATATCTTGACTACTCCTTTGGAAGTGACAGACGATTGGAGTTCTACGTCACAGCGTCATCAGATGTCTATATTTCTCTATCACCATTCCAAAACGATACTGAATTCTACCAAATAATCCTTGCAACCGGTCCTTCAGGAATCTCGACGCTTAGTCACTGCTTTGACAAATACGAATGCCACGTTAAGGCGACCACCATCACTAAGGATGTCCTACCGGGGACAAGGAAAGGTTTCTGGATCGTGTTTGATCCAGCCGGTCAGGTAGATGTGGGTCGAGATGGGTTAAGTCCGTTCTTATCTTGGGAAGACCCATATCCTTTGGAAGTCAACTACCTTGGCTATGCTACTATTACGAATGGAAATGCTGACATTACATTCAATCTTAAAGAAGCAAAATCTAGCAACTATGACATCAAAG AATTTCAAAATCCTCTACCCTTCACATCAACCTCTGACGACTATACATACCTTGGTTACCAGTTAAAAGACCGAACTGTCGAGTTTTTCATCAAAGCAGGCAATGACGTCAGCATTGCACTCGGACCAAATCGTAACGATATCGAGTTTTACCGAATAACCTTCGCTTATGGCTCGTACGCAAATTGTACGTTAAGTCACTGCTTCGATAAAAACGACTGTCATGTGAAAGCTTGGGCGATAACTGATGATATTATATCGAGTACCGAGTCACGTGGCTTCTGGATAAAGTTTAACCCAAGCGGTAAAGTTGACGTAGGGCGAGACGGTTACACAGCGTTCATGTCTTGGGAGGACCCGTATCCCTTGGATACCAACTACATCGGGTACGCGAGCGTGGACGGTGGTAACTTGGCAATTATCTTTGACAAGAGAGATTTTGTTACAGTTTATACAAAGTAG